A stretch of the Lolium perenne isolate Kyuss_39 chromosome 3, Kyuss_2.0, whole genome shotgun sequence genome encodes the following:
- the LOC127343489 gene encoding uncharacterized protein isoform X1 gives MDLEIVGRHALLFDDDAAAEVVNSGGSLVPWSAAGATNLLLDRHDVRHLLDRVPPRPSRAYSVALLAVPSPDGVSEAELDRERFLDLHAADDGTVEGPSSGNGTDTGQSDYNAVPFSYGGPAGSGDPNESVSFYRPSFIVPESLLNKLPPSEKVHQIIARTALFVSEHGGQSEIVLRVKQGSNPTFGFLMPDHHLHSYFRYIVDHPQLLKDGSDADTNKGNTTVMSENEHAAPSSGALSLLGAVYESGGEDEDVLPASSKSTDSGNDAVLPEKGHKGCASHIHDKEMKKEPTVTEEALTADKDKPIFTKKNPAITGNSITAAHREKVKGAMVALTTSTKSENSKLSVSDTKEVILEPPSFMKGTVEKIVEFILRNGKEFEEKLIAQDRMTGRFPFLLPNNPYHSYYLKILQETQESKSRGGSSECKDRRSSSERRDRRGSSERRDRRSSSERKDSGHEKEVSKSKGRGSANKDSSASDRSSAEPSEKQLNEKGKFQLVIGGVKKEPPRKVTADEAAAIVMAATRGLGSMDPQSNTVKDTRDIGRMQDPGEVSKPVSSSEVCTSLTSSGQVKKEGIGIIDDDWISNTIAKAVAVAASKEADSSEASMTNAQKLKAERLRRARMFTAIIKGGGSKGDPVTSDPVNESAKVSPADLNLPGPDTKPLATEREGSSVPSEREGSNMKKQEKDSDDEQNKARKYRKHHPESNEDIDDLEEESYKHSRKRHRSRGHSMDAHKHKQRQHSKDREYMHENSYSSSEDERRSSKSRHRHRHDHYYAEDAEHRSSHRHRRNHGSGSKRKHKDDRAEPSQSTSEQKYGLEQPPGDTAQSSNASTEVPDELKAKIRAMLLETL, from the exons ATGGATCTGGAGATTGTGGGGCGGCACGCCTTGCTCTTCGACGACGACGCGGCGGCGGAGGTCGTCAACTCCGGCGGTTCCCTCGTCCCCTGGTCCGCCGCTGGCGCGACCAATCTCCTCCTTGACCGCCACGACGTCAGGCACCTCCTCGACCGCGTCCCTCCTCGTCCAAGCCGCGCCTACTCTGTGGCCCTCCTCGCCGTCCCCTCCCCCGACGGCGTGTCCGAGGCCGAGCTTGACCGTGAGCGCTTCCTCGATCTCCACGCAGCCGACGACGGCACCGTAGAAGGCCCCTCTTCAG GAAATGGGACTGATACTGGGCAGTCTGATTATAATGCTGTCCCTTTCTCATACGGCGGACCTGCTGGTTCGGGCGATCCAAATGAGTCGGTCTCGTTTTATCGCCCATCTTTTATTGTGCCAGAAAGCCTGTTGAATAAGCTG CCTCCCTCTGAGAAGGTGCATCAGATAATTGCAAGAACTGCTTTATTTGTAAGTGAGCATGGCGGACAATCAGAGATTGTGCTAAGGGTGAAGCAAGGAAGTAACCCAACATTTGGATTCTTGATGCCTGATCATCACCTCCACAGCTACTTCCGGTACATTGTTGATCATCCTCAGCTGTTGAAAGATGGCTCAGACGCTGACACCAATAAAGGCAACACAACGGTTATGAGCGAGAATGAGCATGCCGCTCCATCAAGCGGAGCTTTATCATTGCTTGGAGCTGTCTATGAGTCTGGAGGTGAGGATGAAGATGTGCTTCCAGCTAGTTCGAAAAGCACTGATTCTGGAAATGACGCTGTTTTACCTGAGAAAGGCCACAAAGGATGTGCTTCCCATATACATGACAAGGAGATGAAAAAAGAACCGACAGTAACAGAAGAAGCTTTGACTGCAGACAAGGATAAACCTATTTTTACTAAGAAGAACCCAGCAATTACCGGAAACAGCATAACTGCTGCTCACCGGGAAAAGGTCAAAGGTGCCATGGTGGCGTTGACCACTTCTACCAAGTCTGAGAACTCTAAATTAAGTGTATCTGACACAAAAGAGGTGATCCTGGAACCACCATCGTTTATGAAGGGCACAGTGGAGAAAATTGTTGAATTCATTCTCAGGAACGGGAAGGAGTTTGAAGAAAAGCTCATTGCGCAAGACAGGATGACAGGGAGGTTTCCATTTCTTCTGCCCAATAATCCATATCACTCTTACTATCTCAAGATTCTCCAAGAAACCCAGGAG TCGAAGTCCCGTGGTGGTTCTTCAGAGTGCAAAGACAGAAGGAGTTCTTCGGAGCGCAGAGACAGGAGGGGTTCTTCAGAGCGCAGAgacaggaggagttcttcagaGCGCAAAGACAGTGGCCATGAGAAGGAAGTGTCCAAAAGCAAAGGGCGGGGAAGTGCTAACAAGGACTCAAGTGCTTCTGATAGAAGCTCTGCAGAGCCATCAGAGAAGCAACTTAATGAGAAGGGCAAATTCCAGTTGGTCATTGGTGGTGTCAAGAAGGAACCTCCTCGGAAGGTTACTGCAGATGAAGCTGCTGCTATTGTTATGGCTGCTACTCGTGGACTAGGCTCTATGGATCCTCAATCTAACACGGTAAAAGACACGCGTGACATTGGCCGTATGCAGGACCCAGGTGAAGTGTCCAAACCTGTCTCAAGTAGTGAGGTTTGCACTTCACTCACAAGTAGTGGTCAGGTAAAAAAGGAAGGTATTGGAATCATTGATGATGATTGGATTTCAAATACGATCGCAAAAGCTGTTGCTGTTGCCGCCTCTAAAGAGGCAGATTCTTCTGAAGCTTCGATGACAAATGCGCAGAAGCTGAAGGCTGAGAGGCTTCGGCGTGCAAGGATGTTTACTGCAATTATTAAGGGTGGAGGCAGCAAGGGTGATCCGGTGACAAGTGATCCAGTTAATGAATCTGCAAAGGTCTCTCCTGCTGATTTGAACCTCCCTGGACCTGATACAAAACCTTTGGCTACTGAACGGGAAGGCAGCTCTGTGCCTTCTGAGCGTGAAGGTTCAAATATGAAGAAGCAGGAGAAAGACTCTGATGATGAACAAAACAAGGCACGTAAATACCGGAAGCATCACCCAGAATCCAATGAGGACATAGATGATTTGGAGGAGGAAAGCTATAAACACTCAAGGAAGAGGCATCGTTCAAGAGGACACAGTATGGATGCACACAAACATAAGCAGAGGCAACACTCCAAGGATAGGGAGTATATGCATGAAAACAGTTATAGTTCTTCAGAAGATGAGCGTCGCAGTTCCAAGTCAAGGCATCGGCATAGGCATGACCATTACTATGCTGAAGATGCCGAGCATCGCAGCTCGCATAGGCACCGGAGGAACCATGGCTCTGGTTCCAAAAGGAAACACAAGGACGACCGTGCTGAACCCTCCCAAAGCACGTCAGAGCAGAAGTATGGATTAGAGCAACCCCCTGGTGATACTGCTCAATCTTCCAATGCATCAACTGAGGTTCCAGATGAGCTGAAAGCAAAAATTAGAGCGATGTTATTAGAGACACTGTAA
- the LOC127343489 gene encoding uncharacterized protein isoform X2 — protein sequence MSVSDGWSRDEVPTSDAHCFLMIYLDVRNRQPPSEKVHQIIARTALFVSEHGGQSEIVLRVKQGSNPTFGFLMPDHHLHSYFRYIVDHPQLLKDGSDADTNKGNTTVMSENEHAAPSSGALSLLGAVYESGGEDEDVLPASSKSTDSGNDAVLPEKGHKGCASHIHDKEMKKEPTVTEEALTADKDKPIFTKKNPAITGNSITAAHREKVKGAMVALTTSTKSENSKLSVSDTKEVILEPPSFMKGTVEKIVEFILRNGKEFEEKLIAQDRMTGRFPFLLPNNPYHSYYLKILQETQESKSRGGSSECKDRRSSSERRDRRGSSERRDRRSSSERKDSGHEKEVSKSKGRGSANKDSSASDRSSAEPSEKQLNEKGKFQLVIGGVKKEPPRKVTADEAAAIVMAATRGLGSMDPQSNTVKDTRDIGRMQDPGEVSKPVSSSEVCTSLTSSGQVKKEGIGIIDDDWISNTIAKAVAVAASKEADSSEASMTNAQKLKAERLRRARMFTAIIKGGGSKGDPVTSDPVNESAKVSPADLNLPGPDTKPLATEREGSSVPSEREGSNMKKQEKDSDDEQNKARKYRKHHPESNEDIDDLEEESYKHSRKRHRSRGHSMDAHKHKQRQHSKDREYMHENSYSSSEDERRSSKSRHRHRHDHYYAEDAEHRSSHRHRRNHGSGSKRKHKDDRAEPSQSTSEQKYGLEQPPGDTAQSSNASTEVPDELKAKIRAMLLETL from the exons ATGTCTGTTTCAGATGGTTGGAGCAGAGATGAAGTTCCTACTAGTGATGCACATTGTTTCCTTATGATCTATCTTGACGTAAGGAATAGGCAG CCTCCCTCTGAGAAGGTGCATCAGATAATTGCAAGAACTGCTTTATTTGTAAGTGAGCATGGCGGACAATCAGAGATTGTGCTAAGGGTGAAGCAAGGAAGTAACCCAACATTTGGATTCTTGATGCCTGATCATCACCTCCACAGCTACTTCCGGTACATTGTTGATCATCCTCAGCTGTTGAAAGATGGCTCAGACGCTGACACCAATAAAGGCAACACAACGGTTATGAGCGAGAATGAGCATGCCGCTCCATCAAGCGGAGCTTTATCATTGCTTGGAGCTGTCTATGAGTCTGGAGGTGAGGATGAAGATGTGCTTCCAGCTAGTTCGAAAAGCACTGATTCTGGAAATGACGCTGTTTTACCTGAGAAAGGCCACAAAGGATGTGCTTCCCATATACATGACAAGGAGATGAAAAAAGAACCGACAGTAACAGAAGAAGCTTTGACTGCAGACAAGGATAAACCTATTTTTACTAAGAAGAACCCAGCAATTACCGGAAACAGCATAACTGCTGCTCACCGGGAAAAGGTCAAAGGTGCCATGGTGGCGTTGACCACTTCTACCAAGTCTGAGAACTCTAAATTAAGTGTATCTGACACAAAAGAGGTGATCCTGGAACCACCATCGTTTATGAAGGGCACAGTGGAGAAAATTGTTGAATTCATTCTCAGGAACGGGAAGGAGTTTGAAGAAAAGCTCATTGCGCAAGACAGGATGACAGGGAGGTTTCCATTTCTTCTGCCCAATAATCCATATCACTCTTACTATCTCAAGATTCTCCAAGAAACCCAGGAG TCGAAGTCCCGTGGTGGTTCTTCAGAGTGCAAAGACAGAAGGAGTTCTTCGGAGCGCAGAGACAGGAGGGGTTCTTCAGAGCGCAGAgacaggaggagttcttcagaGCGCAAAGACAGTGGCCATGAGAAGGAAGTGTCCAAAAGCAAAGGGCGGGGAAGTGCTAACAAGGACTCAAGTGCTTCTGATAGAAGCTCTGCAGAGCCATCAGAGAAGCAACTTAATGAGAAGGGCAAATTCCAGTTGGTCATTGGTGGTGTCAAGAAGGAACCTCCTCGGAAGGTTACTGCAGATGAAGCTGCTGCTATTGTTATGGCTGCTACTCGTGGACTAGGCTCTATGGATCCTCAATCTAACACGGTAAAAGACACGCGTGACATTGGCCGTATGCAGGACCCAGGTGAAGTGTCCAAACCTGTCTCAAGTAGTGAGGTTTGCACTTCACTCACAAGTAGTGGTCAGGTAAAAAAGGAAGGTATTGGAATCATTGATGATGATTGGATTTCAAATACGATCGCAAAAGCTGTTGCTGTTGCCGCCTCTAAAGAGGCAGATTCTTCTGAAGCTTCGATGACAAATGCGCAGAAGCTGAAGGCTGAGAGGCTTCGGCGTGCAAGGATGTTTACTGCAATTATTAAGGGTGGAGGCAGCAAGGGTGATCCGGTGACAAGTGATCCAGTTAATGAATCTGCAAAGGTCTCTCCTGCTGATTTGAACCTCCCTGGACCTGATACAAAACCTTTGGCTACTGAACGGGAAGGCAGCTCTGTGCCTTCTGAGCGTGAAGGTTCAAATATGAAGAAGCAGGAGAAAGACTCTGATGATGAACAAAACAAGGCACGTAAATACCGGAAGCATCACCCAGAATCCAATGAGGACATAGATGATTTGGAGGAGGAAAGCTATAAACACTCAAGGAAGAGGCATCGTTCAAGAGGACACAGTATGGATGCACACAAACATAAGCAGAGGCAACACTCCAAGGATAGGGAGTATATGCATGAAAACAGTTATAGTTCTTCAGAAGATGAGCGTCGCAGTTCCAAGTCAAGGCATCGGCATAGGCATGACCATTACTATGCTGAAGATGCCGAGCATCGCAGCTCGCATAGGCACCGGAGGAACCATGGCTCTGGTTCCAAAAGGAAACACAAGGACGACCGTGCTGAACCCTCCCAAAGCACGTCAGAGCAGAAGTATGGATTAGAGCAACCCCCTGGTGATACTGCTCAATCTTCCAATGCATCAACTGAGGTTCCAGATGAGCTGAAAGCAAAAATTAGAGCGATGTTATTAGAGACACTGTAA
- the LOC127343489 gene encoding uncharacterized protein isoform X3: MIYLDVRNRQPPSEKVHQIIARTALFVSEHGGQSEIVLRVKQGSNPTFGFLMPDHHLHSYFRYIVDHPQLLKDGSDADTNKGNTTVMSENEHAAPSSGALSLLGAVYESGGEDEDVLPASSKSTDSGNDAVLPEKGHKGCASHIHDKEMKKEPTVTEEALTADKDKPIFTKKNPAITGNSITAAHREKVKGAMVALTTSTKSENSKLSVSDTKEVILEPPSFMKGTVEKIVEFILRNGKEFEEKLIAQDRMTGRFPFLLPNNPYHSYYLKILQETQESKSRGGSSECKDRRSSSERRDRRGSSERRDRRSSSERKDSGHEKEVSKSKGRGSANKDSSASDRSSAEPSEKQLNEKGKFQLVIGGVKKEPPRKVTADEAAAIVMAATRGLGSMDPQSNTVKDTRDIGRMQDPGEVSKPVSSSEVCTSLTSSGQVKKEGIGIIDDDWISNTIAKAVAVAASKEADSSEASMTNAQKLKAERLRRARMFTAIIKGGGSKGDPVTSDPVNESAKVSPADLNLPGPDTKPLATEREGSSVPSEREGSNMKKQEKDSDDEQNKARKYRKHHPESNEDIDDLEEESYKHSRKRHRSRGHSMDAHKHKQRQHSKDREYMHENSYSSSEDERRSSKSRHRHRHDHYYAEDAEHRSSHRHRRNHGSGSKRKHKDDRAEPSQSTSEQKYGLEQPPGDTAQSSNASTEVPDELKAKIRAMLLETL, translated from the exons ATGATCTATCTTGACGTAAGGAATAGGCAG CCTCCCTCTGAGAAGGTGCATCAGATAATTGCAAGAACTGCTTTATTTGTAAGTGAGCATGGCGGACAATCAGAGATTGTGCTAAGGGTGAAGCAAGGAAGTAACCCAACATTTGGATTCTTGATGCCTGATCATCACCTCCACAGCTACTTCCGGTACATTGTTGATCATCCTCAGCTGTTGAAAGATGGCTCAGACGCTGACACCAATAAAGGCAACACAACGGTTATGAGCGAGAATGAGCATGCCGCTCCATCAAGCGGAGCTTTATCATTGCTTGGAGCTGTCTATGAGTCTGGAGGTGAGGATGAAGATGTGCTTCCAGCTAGTTCGAAAAGCACTGATTCTGGAAATGACGCTGTTTTACCTGAGAAAGGCCACAAAGGATGTGCTTCCCATATACATGACAAGGAGATGAAAAAAGAACCGACAGTAACAGAAGAAGCTTTGACTGCAGACAAGGATAAACCTATTTTTACTAAGAAGAACCCAGCAATTACCGGAAACAGCATAACTGCTGCTCACCGGGAAAAGGTCAAAGGTGCCATGGTGGCGTTGACCACTTCTACCAAGTCTGAGAACTCTAAATTAAGTGTATCTGACACAAAAGAGGTGATCCTGGAACCACCATCGTTTATGAAGGGCACAGTGGAGAAAATTGTTGAATTCATTCTCAGGAACGGGAAGGAGTTTGAAGAAAAGCTCATTGCGCAAGACAGGATGACAGGGAGGTTTCCATTTCTTCTGCCCAATAATCCATATCACTCTTACTATCTCAAGATTCTCCAAGAAACCCAGGAG TCGAAGTCCCGTGGTGGTTCTTCAGAGTGCAAAGACAGAAGGAGTTCTTCGGAGCGCAGAGACAGGAGGGGTTCTTCAGAGCGCAGAgacaggaggagttcttcagaGCGCAAAGACAGTGGCCATGAGAAGGAAGTGTCCAAAAGCAAAGGGCGGGGAAGTGCTAACAAGGACTCAAGTGCTTCTGATAGAAGCTCTGCAGAGCCATCAGAGAAGCAACTTAATGAGAAGGGCAAATTCCAGTTGGTCATTGGTGGTGTCAAGAAGGAACCTCCTCGGAAGGTTACTGCAGATGAAGCTGCTGCTATTGTTATGGCTGCTACTCGTGGACTAGGCTCTATGGATCCTCAATCTAACACGGTAAAAGACACGCGTGACATTGGCCGTATGCAGGACCCAGGTGAAGTGTCCAAACCTGTCTCAAGTAGTGAGGTTTGCACTTCACTCACAAGTAGTGGTCAGGTAAAAAAGGAAGGTATTGGAATCATTGATGATGATTGGATTTCAAATACGATCGCAAAAGCTGTTGCTGTTGCCGCCTCTAAAGAGGCAGATTCTTCTGAAGCTTCGATGACAAATGCGCAGAAGCTGAAGGCTGAGAGGCTTCGGCGTGCAAGGATGTTTACTGCAATTATTAAGGGTGGAGGCAGCAAGGGTGATCCGGTGACAAGTGATCCAGTTAATGAATCTGCAAAGGTCTCTCCTGCTGATTTGAACCTCCCTGGACCTGATACAAAACCTTTGGCTACTGAACGGGAAGGCAGCTCTGTGCCTTCTGAGCGTGAAGGTTCAAATATGAAGAAGCAGGAGAAAGACTCTGATGATGAACAAAACAAGGCACGTAAATACCGGAAGCATCACCCAGAATCCAATGAGGACATAGATGATTTGGAGGAGGAAAGCTATAAACACTCAAGGAAGAGGCATCGTTCAAGAGGACACAGTATGGATGCACACAAACATAAGCAGAGGCAACACTCCAAGGATAGGGAGTATATGCATGAAAACAGTTATAGTTCTTCAGAAGATGAGCGTCGCAGTTCCAAGTCAAGGCATCGGCATAGGCATGACCATTACTATGCTGAAGATGCCGAGCATCGCAGCTCGCATAGGCACCGGAGGAACCATGGCTCTGGTTCCAAAAGGAAACACAAGGACGACCGTGCTGAACCCTCCCAAAGCACGTCAGAGCAGAAGTATGGATTAGAGCAACCCCCTGGTGATACTGCTCAATCTTCCAATGCATCAACTGAGGTTCCAGATGAGCTGAAAGCAAAAATTAGAGCGATGTTATTAGAGACACTGTAA
- the LOC127343489 gene encoding uncharacterized protein isoform X4, with translation MPPSEKVHQIIARTALFVSEHGGQSEIVLRVKQGSNPTFGFLMPDHHLHSYFRYIVDHPQLLKDGSDADTNKGNTTVMSENEHAAPSSGALSLLGAVYESGGEDEDVLPASSKSTDSGNDAVLPEKGHKGCASHIHDKEMKKEPTVTEEALTADKDKPIFTKKNPAITGNSITAAHREKVKGAMVALTTSTKSENSKLSVSDTKEVILEPPSFMKGTVEKIVEFILRNGKEFEEKLIAQDRMTGRFPFLLPNNPYHSYYLKILQETQESKSRGGSSECKDRRSSSERRDRRGSSERRDRRSSSERKDSGHEKEVSKSKGRGSANKDSSASDRSSAEPSEKQLNEKGKFQLVIGGVKKEPPRKVTADEAAAIVMAATRGLGSMDPQSNTVKDTRDIGRMQDPGEVSKPVSSSEVCTSLTSSGQVKKEGIGIIDDDWISNTIAKAVAVAASKEADSSEASMTNAQKLKAERLRRARMFTAIIKGGGSKGDPVTSDPVNESAKVSPADLNLPGPDTKPLATEREGSSVPSEREGSNMKKQEKDSDDEQNKARKYRKHHPESNEDIDDLEEESYKHSRKRHRSRGHSMDAHKHKQRQHSKDREYMHENSYSSSEDERRSSKSRHRHRHDHYYAEDAEHRSSHRHRRNHGSGSKRKHKDDRAEPSQSTSEQKYGLEQPPGDTAQSSNASTEVPDELKAKIRAMLLETL, from the exons ATG CCTCCCTCTGAGAAGGTGCATCAGATAATTGCAAGAACTGCTTTATTTGTAAGTGAGCATGGCGGACAATCAGAGATTGTGCTAAGGGTGAAGCAAGGAAGTAACCCAACATTTGGATTCTTGATGCCTGATCATCACCTCCACAGCTACTTCCGGTACATTGTTGATCATCCTCAGCTGTTGAAAGATGGCTCAGACGCTGACACCAATAAAGGCAACACAACGGTTATGAGCGAGAATGAGCATGCCGCTCCATCAAGCGGAGCTTTATCATTGCTTGGAGCTGTCTATGAGTCTGGAGGTGAGGATGAAGATGTGCTTCCAGCTAGTTCGAAAAGCACTGATTCTGGAAATGACGCTGTTTTACCTGAGAAAGGCCACAAAGGATGTGCTTCCCATATACATGACAAGGAGATGAAAAAAGAACCGACAGTAACAGAAGAAGCTTTGACTGCAGACAAGGATAAACCTATTTTTACTAAGAAGAACCCAGCAATTACCGGAAACAGCATAACTGCTGCTCACCGGGAAAAGGTCAAAGGTGCCATGGTGGCGTTGACCACTTCTACCAAGTCTGAGAACTCTAAATTAAGTGTATCTGACACAAAAGAGGTGATCCTGGAACCACCATCGTTTATGAAGGGCACAGTGGAGAAAATTGTTGAATTCATTCTCAGGAACGGGAAGGAGTTTGAAGAAAAGCTCATTGCGCAAGACAGGATGACAGGGAGGTTTCCATTTCTTCTGCCCAATAATCCATATCACTCTTACTATCTCAAGATTCTCCAAGAAACCCAGGAG TCGAAGTCCCGTGGTGGTTCTTCAGAGTGCAAAGACAGAAGGAGTTCTTCGGAGCGCAGAGACAGGAGGGGTTCTTCAGAGCGCAGAgacaggaggagttcttcagaGCGCAAAGACAGTGGCCATGAGAAGGAAGTGTCCAAAAGCAAAGGGCGGGGAAGTGCTAACAAGGACTCAAGTGCTTCTGATAGAAGCTCTGCAGAGCCATCAGAGAAGCAACTTAATGAGAAGGGCAAATTCCAGTTGGTCATTGGTGGTGTCAAGAAGGAACCTCCTCGGAAGGTTACTGCAGATGAAGCTGCTGCTATTGTTATGGCTGCTACTCGTGGACTAGGCTCTATGGATCCTCAATCTAACACGGTAAAAGACACGCGTGACATTGGCCGTATGCAGGACCCAGGTGAAGTGTCCAAACCTGTCTCAAGTAGTGAGGTTTGCACTTCACTCACAAGTAGTGGTCAGGTAAAAAAGGAAGGTATTGGAATCATTGATGATGATTGGATTTCAAATACGATCGCAAAAGCTGTTGCTGTTGCCGCCTCTAAAGAGGCAGATTCTTCTGAAGCTTCGATGACAAATGCGCAGAAGCTGAAGGCTGAGAGGCTTCGGCGTGCAAGGATGTTTACTGCAATTATTAAGGGTGGAGGCAGCAAGGGTGATCCGGTGACAAGTGATCCAGTTAATGAATCTGCAAAGGTCTCTCCTGCTGATTTGAACCTCCCTGGACCTGATACAAAACCTTTGGCTACTGAACGGGAAGGCAGCTCTGTGCCTTCTGAGCGTGAAGGTTCAAATATGAAGAAGCAGGAGAAAGACTCTGATGATGAACAAAACAAGGCACGTAAATACCGGAAGCATCACCCAGAATCCAATGAGGACATAGATGATTTGGAGGAGGAAAGCTATAAACACTCAAGGAAGAGGCATCGTTCAAGAGGACACAGTATGGATGCACACAAACATAAGCAGAGGCAACACTCCAAGGATAGGGAGTATATGCATGAAAACAGTTATAGTTCTTCAGAAGATGAGCGTCGCAGTTCCAAGTCAAGGCATCGGCATAGGCATGACCATTACTATGCTGAAGATGCCGAGCATCGCAGCTCGCATAGGCACCGGAGGAACCATGGCTCTGGTTCCAAAAGGAAACACAAGGACGACCGTGCTGAACCCTCCCAAAGCACGTCAGAGCAGAAGTATGGATTAGAGCAACCCCCTGGTGATACTGCTCAATCTTCCAATGCATCAACTGAGGTTCCAGATGAGCTGAAAGCAAAAATTAGAGCGATGTTATTAGAGACACTGTAA